A genomic region of Miscanthus floridulus cultivar M001 chromosome 3, ASM1932011v1, whole genome shotgun sequence contains the following coding sequences:
- the LOC136546915 gene encoding uncharacterized protein At5g01610-like → MAKLPRLPCPPIPALALVCVLLLHAAPRPALSSRAAPSDGVSFAGAGNSIHQLLKDHGLPGGLLPRGVESYTLDESTGLLEARLSAPCYATYDNGDLAYFDNVVRGNLSKGALRGVEGLSQEELFVWLPVKGILVQDQEPGVILFDIGLAHKSLSRSLFEDPPDCKPSAAAGMSAAAAARWKDRRGVTGLRLRREVAEDSEEHQEQR, encoded by the exons ATGGCAAAGCTCCCGCGTCTACCCTGCCCGCCGATTCCCGCACTCGCGCTCGTGTGCGTCCTTCTTCTGCACGCCGCGCCGCGGCCCGCACTGTCCTCCCGCGCCGCGCCGAGTGACGGTGTCTCCTTCGCCGGCGCAGGCAACTCGATACATCAACTCCTCAAAGATCACGGCCTTCCCGGAGGACTGCTCCCGCGCGGCGTGGAGTCGTACACCCTGGACGAATCGACCGGCCTGCTGGAGGCGCGGCTGTCGGCGCCGTGCTACGCCACGTACGATAACGGCGACCTGGCCTACTTCGACAACGTGGTCCGCGGCAACCTCAGCAAGGGCGCGCTCCGCGGCGTGGAGGGCCTCTCCCAGGAGGAGCTCTTCGTCTGGCTCCCCGTCAAGGGCATCCTCGTCCAGGACCAGGAACCCGGGGTCATCCTGTTCGACATCGGGTTGGCCCACAAGAGCCTCTCGAGGTCGCTCTTCGAGGACCCGCCGGACTGCAAGCCGTCGGCCGCCGCCGGGAtgagcgccgccgctgccgccaggTGGAAGGACAGGCGAG GTGTTACTGGTCTGAGGTTGAGGCGAGAGGTGGCAGAAGACAGTGAAGAGCATCAGGAGCAGAGGTGA
- the LOC136546916 gene encoding probable proteasome inhibitor, which produces MVTDAAAMAVVRAARPALRGAHDGVAFAAHATFLAAGYSLCAVGPAVLADPSPSGDEEVGIDGWNSMENCYAFLYSKEEKGKKKRVLVKCLVIGEVLAIDVLDLEAQDKGPYNIQINVKDFFVEEQPKNYGDMYKNFASFIETVNSNVLCKLDGDTAAAEAAKSAAAKNSDAERSSSIQSSEDPGPRTADPSGLIYPPIAPLGSDDLYPGSGAGFYPHSGIGSGGSMHVGPNDPRFFPSNPFNAPFGGPGSVPPGGRYDPIGPPGVPGFEPSSFVRRPRRPPGGSTHPDLEFFQQGPDF; this is translated from the exons ATGGTGACCGACGCCGCGGCGATGGCCGTCGTGAGGGCGGCGCGCCCGGCCCTCCGCGGCGCCCACGACGGCGTCGCATTCGCCGCCCACGCCACCTTCCTCGCCGCCGGGTACTCGCTCTGCGCCGTCGGCCCTGCCGTGCTCGCCGACCCCTCGCCCTCAG GTGATGAGGAGGTGGGTATTGATGGTTGGAACAGCATGGAGAACTGTTACGCCTTTTTGTacagcaaggaggagaagggcaAGAAGAAAAGGGTACTAGTGAAATGTCTGGTGATCGGTGAAGTACTTGCAATTGATGTCTTGGATCTTGAGGCACAAGATAAGGGCCCTTATAATATCCAGATTAA TGTGAAAGATTTCTTTGTCGAAGAGCAGCCAAAGAACTATGGGGATATGTACAAGAATTTTGCAAGCTTCATTGAGACTGTGAACTCAAATGTGTTGTGCAAATTGGATGGAGACACTGCTGCTGCTGAGGCTGCTAAGAGCGCTGCTGCCAAGAACTCTGATGCTGAGAGAAGTTCATCAATCCAGAG CTCTGAAGATCCAGGTCCTAGAACTGCTGACCCTTCCGG CCTAATTTATCCTCCAATAGCACCACTTGGTTCTGATGATCTCTACCCTGGATCTGGTGCAGGCTTCTACCCTCACAG TGGTATTGGGAGCGGTGGCAGCATGCACGTTG GTCCTAATGATCCACGCTTCTTTCCTTCTAATCCCTTCAATGCCCCATTTGGTGGCCCTGG GAGTGTTCCACCAGGTGGTCGCTATGATCCAATTGGCCCACCTGGTGTTCCAGGGTTTGAGCCATCTAGCTTTGTTAG GCGTCCAAGGCGGCCTCCAGGCGGGAGCACCCACCCAGACCTTGAGTTCTTCCAGCAAGGCCCTGACTTCTGA